Part of the Nitrospirota bacterium genome, TTTTTCCGCTTGATGCCCTCTTAATCTTTCTCATAGTGGGAACGGTTCATTCTGCAATTGCACCTATACTTTACTTTAAGGGCATGAGTAAGGTCAGGGCAAACAGGGCCGCAATCTTAGGCTACATAGAGCCTGTTGGTGCTATAATCTTTGGTATGATATTTCTCAGCGAATATCCAGAGGCAGTTTCCTTGATAGGTGGTGCATTGATAATCCTTTCAGGCTATATAGTGATAAGGGAAAAGGAATGAATCCAAAAAATAAAAAAGCTACCTCTGAGAAAAAGGCAAAAGGGGCTCTTTTTGAGGGGTATAAGAAAGAATGAAGGAATCCTTGTATTTAAAAGGCAGGTGTTTTATACTGATTTTAAGTGGTGAAATAAAAGGAGGCTTAGGTGATACCAATTGAATTTGGCATAATTGTTTTTAAAGAGGATAAAACCTATGTGGCATATTGTCCTGAGCTTGACATATCAAGCTGTGGTGAGAATGTGGAGCATGCAAAAGAGATGCTCAAGACTGCTGTAAAATTATTTCTTGAAGAGGCTGAAAAAATGGGCACCCTTGAAGATATTCTGGCAGAGTCCCGCTACATAAAGGATGAAAACGGCAAATGGCTTCCGCCTAAGATGGTTGCAACCGAGCTGGTAAGCATTTCTTAAATGCCCCGAATAATCCCTATCTCTTCAAGCAAACTAAGGAAGGTCTTTGAAAAAGCAGGTTTTAAGTGTGTGCGTGTAGAAGGGGACCATTTTGTTTATACGAAACCCATGGTGTCAAGACCAGTTGTCATACCTGATTGGCCAGAGGTGCCTGTCTTTATTATCAAGAACAACCTTAGAACCGCTGGTATTAGCAGGGAGGAGTATTTTTCTTTACTTGAGGAGGTTTAATATGAGATGCCATAAGCCTTGAGCGAGCAAAGGGGATGTTGGTGGAGGAGTGGTGGAGGTAAAGCCTTAATGAGAAGCGGAGAGTGGGTGGTGTTTTTTTTATTGGGAAGGTGAAATTGGGAGAAGTGATGCCAAAAACTAATTATCAGGAATGTCAGATCAAGTCTAATCTATCTCATATTATTTCTATGTCATTAAAACTTTCAGCCTATCAATTCTTTCACTGCGTCTACTGCCTCGTGAACAGTATAAACACGGACAAGGTCTTCATGTGTGTGCCAATGCACCCTCAAAGATTCATGTTCGCGAACGGAAGTCGCATTTTGCTGGTCATCAATGAAATATGCAAATTCTTCACTCTTATCAGAAAACATTGAAAACTTTAGAGTATCTATATAAAAATAATAGTCTTTTAAACCTCTACAAAAAG contains:
- a CDS encoding type II toxin-antitoxin system HicB family antitoxin — its product is MIPIEFGIIVFKEDKTYVAYCPELDISSCGENVEHAKEMLKTAVKLFLEEAEKMGTLEDILAESRYIKDENGKWLPPKMVATELVSIS
- a CDS encoding type II toxin-antitoxin system HicA family toxin, with amino-acid sequence MPRIIPISSSKLRKVFEKAGFKCVRVEGDHFVYTKPMVSRPVVIPDWPEVPVFIIKNNLRTAGISREEYFSLLEEV